The Tripterygium wilfordii isolate XIE 37 chromosome 1, ASM1340144v1, whole genome shotgun sequence sequence AAGTTCTAGAATAAATGTTTGGTGATGGCTGTTTTAAGTTTTTATTCGATTGAATAAGAGTTTCTTTTTTTGACACCCTTTAATATCATATTCAAAACTGGAAATGATTTTTCAGTGTTCACGGGAGGCAGATTAAGATGACTGAAGACCATAGAATTACAAGTTACTCTGAAAGGCTACGAATCAGTGAAATAGGAGAACCATTAAAAGATGGGGAAACCCGTCTTTGCGGTATGTAAAACTACTATATTTGATTTGTTAATATAATGTAATAGAATGTTGATATGCACTCTTTCACCTTGTTTCCAGGCCTGAATCTTGGTAGGATGCTTGGAGACAAATTTCTGAAACAACAAGATGCCCGGTTTAGTTCTGAGCCTTATATAAGTCAAGCCGTGCATATAGATCAAGCCAGCAGTGCCTGTGCACTATTGGCAAGGTGATATTGCTTCCgattgagttttttttcctgaaactTAGGGTAATGATACTTGTGTTGGATAGATAGCATATATGTCATTTTGACTATTTCTTTTATTCTCCTGCTTGACTTGGGGCTCGTCTCTTGATGGTTGATACTTTGATTTTTCCTGATTTGGCTTGTTAAATTGCTTAGAGGATCAAAGCTAGAGTCTGAATATTagtattctttctttttaatttttttaccaaTTTTATCTGGGCTTAACTTAATAAAAATGTAATGCCGTGTTCTGTAAAAATTGCAGTGATGGTTTCTGGGATGTCATGAGCATGAGGAAAGCAATTCAGCTTGTTGTTCAGGTTTCCACAATATTTGTTTTGAGCTCTTCCAAAGTCCATGGCTTTtttcttattcctttttttctATGAAATCTCGGCTaacttttttgaaatttgatctGTACAGACGAAGGAGAGATACTCTAAAGACGATGAATATTCAGCAAAGAAGATTGCTAATATATTGTTAAGTGAGGCTAGAACACTGCGAACAAAGGATAACACCTCCATAATTTTCTTAGACTTCGACATGACATCAGGGTTATCCTCTTGTAAAGTTGATTGTTAATATGAATTATAAGCTATTAGCACATAAAGTTTTGATAGAATTTGATTTTACCTTTTCAATTCTTTTGCCATCCATTCCTCTATGTTACCTTTCCTTAGTTGCCTCTTGTCAAATGGATATTTCCATGAACAAATTATGATTTGTTTTTGATGGAAGGTGCCTTAATGTGCGCCAGTGCATAGCTGCCCACCGTGTCACTGGTGTCTGGTGATGCGGTTCTCTGCGTGAACTATGGTTGCTTTGAGGCTGCTCAGCAAACGAGGTTGCTGCAAGTGTGGAATGTTGGTGTCACAGGAAGAAGAGTTAGAAAAGTCTATGAACCCCGTCCCAAATCtaggtttaaaaaaaagggtcaaaTATGGAATAGTTTGGGATAGTAGAGCTGAATTCCCCTCTCAATCATACCCTACTAAGTACTAAACTCTCCGTTAAGCTCCTACCGGTGATAAGCCGGAGGAAGGTGAGGATGACGTCAAGTCATCATGCCCCTTATGTCTTGGGCGACATGCTACTATGGACAATGGACGGGACAAAGGGTCGCGATCCCGCGAGGGTGAGCTAACTTTAAAAACCCATCCTCAGTTCAGATTGTAGGTTGTAACTCGTCTGTATGAAGCCGGAATCGCTAGTAATCGCCACTCAATCAAATCTCCTTTAACTCTAAAAAAATGTAATTCTCCGAATTGGATTTaggacatacttaattgatcacaTCTGAATTAgtttaaatccagacaagtaaattgGATAATAACTTATCCAGCCAAGTAAATTGGATAATAACTTAATCCGCGTTAGGGTCCGGACAATTAaattggacaagatttatgtgtttggacccagataaaatttatatttgaattcAAATTTCAGATATATAACTTTCATTCGAAGTTGATTTAATCCGGCCATACAAATTGGGTCATCCAGCTAGATAGAGTTTTGACAGTATTAAGTTTCCATATAAAAGAGAACAATTGAAAAGTAATAATGTGCCAAGCGCCAACGGACCACCGGCTCTCCGCGCTCCAGGAGATCAATATTGATACCCTGCAAAGCGCCTCGTTAAAAGATAAATCGGCTTTCGACTAAAACCCTGAACCATTTTGATTTTGACTACATAGATGGGAAAGAAAAACAGAGCCGAACTAGAAGAGGAGCCAGATTTGGGGGTCGTCAATGGCGACTCTCTTAAGAAgcataagaagaaaaagaagaagagagacgaAGAGAAGAACGATTTGGAGCAGGAGAAACCTACCGTCAGCGTAGCCGTTCCTGGTTCCATCATCGACAACGCGCAGTCCCTGGAACTCGCTACTCGGGTACTTCACTTATTTACAGTACCCTATTTGGATGCTAGGGAATATTGGAAAGGAAAATTTCCAACTGTTGCAAATTCCGCGTTTCTTAATCTTCTACTTCACTTTTCATTTGGTTTCACTgtgagtttttcttttggtaattttttttatgtgttttagtAAGTATTTCTATATCATCGAATGTTCGTATACAGTTGGCTGGTCAGATAGCTCGTGCTGTAACCATTTTCCGAATAGATGAGGTATTTATCTTGCTTACCTTCAACGAGTGGTCATTTGTAGTTCAGTTAACGTAAGCCAGTAGCTGTgttgatcctttttttttaaaacattataCACGTTTTAATCAAGATCAGTTGGtctgatgttttgttttatttgcttTTGTAGTTGTGGAAGTCTGAGATGTGTTGTTAAATAGGAATTGATGGTTTTCATGACTATTTTGAGAAATTTGTGCACAGGTGGTAGTGTTTGAAAATAAGAGTAATGGGTCGAATGATTCTCGTGTTGCAACTGGTGATAATTCCGATGACAATGAAAGTGGTGCTGCTTTTCTTATAAGGATATTGCAATATCTTGAGACACCACAATATCTACGAAAGGCTCTCTTCCCAAGGCATAATAACTTGAGATTTGTGGTGTGTACccttcttatttttgtttcatttagaATGCCTGAATCCTTCTTAACCTTGTAATTTGTAACTTTTGTTGGCAAGAGGTGTGTACATTCTTACTCATGACTTTCACAGGGTATGTTGCCGCCTCTTGATGCTCCACATCATCTGCGCAAGCATGAGTGGGCTCAGTATCGAGATGGTAGGAATCTCATCTATTTTTCCTGTGACTTTTAAAGTGTTTTAGTATATATGCTACGTCTGCTCGGCATTACTTGAATTATACATCTTAACTCTTTTCTTGCAGCATTTGGCAAATGAAGCTTTTTGCTAACTATTTGTTCCTTTCAAGATGTTTCTAATTCTCTTGAAATAACAATCTGCTCCAATAAAAGTATCTTACCAATCAAAACCTGCACATCTATGTGTGATTACTGTCACAAGCCTGGTCGGAGTGAATTCAGAGAAATTTTTCTCCAGAAGTTTATAGTTAGATTTAGCTTGTGAAACAAACAGCGACAATGAATTACCTTTAGAAAATTGGATGTGTAGgtgatgctttgaatttttgACCCTTCAATTTCACTCCAGAagtttaaatatatattatatcggAACAAATAGCAAATACTACTTACCTTTTGATACTTCTCATGAAGATTGGTTGTACTAGCTTGctatttgaaattttgacctTTTCAATTGAGAATTTGTAGCATTTATGTCAGTGACACTCACTTTGTAGATTGTAGCACCTGCCTTAGTCCGCTATCTGGATGAAAATACATGTAGTGGTTACAGAGATCTGAAATGGTCTAGATTGGGAGATATATGATATTGCATTGGAAGTTGCATTCTCTAGTTTTCTTCCTTGACAGCTGGGATAATTATTGCATTTCTGAATATTTACCTGTGAAAAGGAATTAGAAACTGAAACAATTCATCTTCAAAAAAGGCCTTGATGATGAAATTTGCTACATGTTTGGATAACTCTTTCGGTACTGGTTAGTTCACATTTTCACAATATATTtgtctttgtttgttttgttttcatttttgtggCTCTTTTTAGTTGAACTATTACTGGCTTCGTAATAAAATTGGATAAATTTCAGGTGTCACACTAAAAGAAAGAGCTCCAAACTCTGTCGGGACGCTAGTTGATGTAGGCTTAACTAAGGTAAGGCCATATGCTGTAAAACTTTGATTGGCCCAACCTTTTCACTTATAATTTATACTTCGTTGTTCCCACATGGTTTTGACCCTTGATGTTATcatgttttctttcttcaatgCTGAGCACGATCTAATTTTTTGCTGCATTCTGACATTATGCAGGCTGTTGTTATTGATCAAGTGCTTGAACCTGGAATACGAGTGACTGTGGCTATGGGAACTAACCGCAATTTGGATTCTGGTAAATAGGTGTAACATTTTTATTGTATTAGTTGGGATATAGTCTAAGTTGTTTATGAATTCTCAAGCATGTATATGGTACTGTCATGGACAAttttaaattaacaaaaaatgaCCAGTTTTGCCTTTGTGTTTGGGGAAAAATATTCTTCTTGGGAAAAACATTTATAGCGAGATTATTTTCTCCAGTTTTTCACCTCGCTCTGCCAAATTTTCATGGTAAAATTGTTGTCTAAACGGCTTAGTTGAAACACAATGATTTGTAGTTATTCATTTTCAATTCGAATTGTCTGATTAGTAATACCATGTCATAAGGAATATACCTGTACACCTATTGTTAACAGCTTGCTTTAGTGTATGCATAATGGTTAGTAACTTGGTTTGGGTCATCTTTATTATCTGTTTGAATAAACAGTgagttttttttattggttatcattgtcatcatcaAAGCATTTACTCCTAACAAATTATATTTCCCCATTTCTGTTTCCGTCATTTAATCTAGAAATCCACTTTCCTTTGCATTCCTTTATCACCTATAAATTACCTTTTCATTTGGATTTTCTTGCAAATGTAGGCCACTAGTCTTATATTTATTGGAACTTTGGTCAAACAGTTATAGATGAGATGGGTTTCTGGCTTGGTCTGTTTGGCATTAGTGCTTTCATTGCATCTGTTTCATTGGCAGAATTTCAGCCTTTTTAAATCCCACACGTTGTTGCATCAAATTAGAATAATGATCATGCACTCACTGTTTCAGCTCAATGATGTTATGTGATAGAAATATACATAATGAgtgttgaaaatcaaaatagatAATTTTCTTAGTTATTTCTGGAATAGGGTTCTTTTATCCTAAATTGAACTGTCTTTTCCATCTCATAATGGTATGACACGTCCATTAACGGGGCATCTGTAATTGTAGGGTACTCTCCacaattacaatttacaacacTGCATTGTGGAAGCAGATATAACTTTCATTCTTAAATGAAGTTTTGCTTGTTATTTCTAGACTTACCACGCCAGGTTGTTTCTTCCTCTGAACCTCGAGAGAAAGTGGGGATATATTGGGGTTATAAAGTTCGATATGCTCCTACTCTCAGTTCAGTATTTAATGCTTGTCCATATAAGGTATTTGAACTTCAACAATATTGTATCTTCCGGCTGGCTTTCTGGTTTTCTAATTTCCTCAGAAGACCTATTTCAAAATCTAGTATATAACAGGGTGGCTATGACAATTTGATTGGCACCTCTGAGCATGGATCCATTGTTAATTCATCTGAGTTTAGTTTACCCACTTTCAGGTATGATGTTCTATTTGAGTACTTTTGTGTATAACTTTATCTTTGCACTATCACTTTTCCATATCTCTCATCCTTAAGCTAAGTAAAGATAATTTTTGGGTCCAAAGTAGCAGAATAATGAGTTTATAATTATATGATCCTACACTTTCATGGTACCTGTTCAGTTGTTCTATTTTGACTTGTTAGGCATCTACTGATCGCTTTTGGTGGTCTTGCTGGGTTGGAAGAGAGCATTGAAGAGGACCGTAATTTAAAGGTGTTGTATCGTTGACACAAAATATATTCTTTATATAGAATCTTGTTACTGTGGAGGAAATGACTGCCTCAGATCCATTCTATATGCTGTTCCTTCCTTTGACTCTTACAAAAAGGGGATAACTCTGTGGATAAGGGGCTTTAATTGCTCCTTTCTTCCTAGCAAATAAACATTATTTACGTGAACTACTTGCGTAGGTTTGCCTAGAAATTTGGTTGccttttgaaaatcaaaatcttcAGTATATtgttctcaaaaatgtacttccACCTGTGATTGTCTGCAGATTGAATCAACCATATTTACATATCTTTGTCCGATAATAGTATGTTATGTGCTTCTGCTTGACCATGGTTTAAATTGGAAACTCTGTAATTGCTAAAAACATTTCCACTGTTCCACATCTTTTGATTTTTAAGCTCAACGGATATTGGAGTTATAGCTTCTGTAGTTGATAATGGAGTCGTGTCATGTCTTTTCCAGGGAAAGAATGGGCAGGAGGTATTTATGTCATATGTGAACACATGCCCCAATCAAGGAAGTCGAACAATAAGAACAGAGGTACGTCTTTCTTGTTCGAATTTAATTTCTCCATTGCCCCCTAAGTATTCAAGTATTTTTCTAACATGTGTGTTTGCAAGCAGGAAGCAATTTTTATCTCTCTTCAGTATTTCCAAGAACCAATTAAACGTGCATTGCAAAGAGCTGAGCCGTAAACTTTACCTGAAGTGAAAGAACCTCGAAGCTCTCTGAGCTTTGGCGATTCCGGTCCTCGtttcagaattcagtttgcagGAACCTGACTCTTCACAGGAAAGACTGAAGGAGCAAAAGGTAATGCAGCCGGTCGGTTTTAATATTGAAAAGATGGGGTTCAAGAACTAGTTTGGCCTCCCCTGTAGCTGAACTTTTAAAGTTGCAGGTTGGTAGACTTTGAGATTGTTATTGAGGTCTTTATTCTTGAGGCCTTCGTAAAGATTTTCCTTCTCTATCCCTTTTCTAGTTCAAGACTTCAAGCTGAAATTTCGTGATAAAATTtgctttattcatttcttttatgAGGAAAGAAtcacaagaaagaaagagcaCAAAGACCAAAGCCGGACACCAAACCACCAAACCACTAATTAGAGTGGTAAAGATAGTTTGTGTATTACCTTagtgatcagggttcgaatcccctctcttattttaaaaaaaaacaaagccgaaaaaaaaaaaaaccagttaTGTCTACTTATCTGGCAGTCAACATTTATAGACCAAATTCCAAACAAATTTGTATCAATCTCTCTCCACAACTCTACCTCTATCGAGCGTCTTTCTCTAGTTACCGTGACAAATTATTTTACCGGGCAGGGCCTGGCATGGCCCGTTCTTATAGTATCCGGGCCTTGCCAAGCCCATGGATGCCTGGCCCAATTTATGGCAGCAGTGACTCTAATCCAAAAGGC is a genomic window containing:
- the LOC120001305 gene encoding putative methyltransferase C9orf114, with the protein product MGKKNRAELEEEPDLGVVNGDSLKKHKKKKKKRDEEKNDLEQEKPTVSVAVPGSIIDNAQSLELATRLAGQIARAVTIFRIDEVVVFENKSNGSNDSRVATGDNSDDNESGAAFLIRILQYLETPQYLRKALFPRHNNLRFVGMLPPLDAPHHLRKHEWAQYRDGVTLKERAPNSVGTLVDVGLTKAVVIDQVLEPGIRVTVAMGTNRNLDSDLPRQVVSSSEPREKVGIYWGYKVRYAPTLSSVFNACPYKGGYDNLIGTSEHGSIVNSSEFSLPTFRHLLIAFGGLAGLEESIEEDRNLKGKNGQEVFMSYVNTCPNQGSRTIRTEEAIFISLQYFQEPIKRALQRAEP